In Fibrobacter sp. UWR2, the following are encoded in one genomic region:
- a CDS encoding inorganic diphosphatase, whose protein sequence is MAINYLDLPIGRKYPYEVDCVVEIGKDTNLKYEYDERLHVFRLDRCLLSSMSYPCTYGFIPSTKADDGDALDMLIYSPASMMTGSVCTCRVIGALDMTDGGKKDYKVLGVPVFNPRPIKDIGDVDQMFLRITRNFFQNYKELEGKDVQIGDWQDATFARERVIAAHRAYFQNQVQVPETFYQEPESAEHLPAEELI, encoded by the coding sequence ATGGCAATTAACTACCTGGATCTTCCTATCGGACGCAAGTATCCCTACGAAGTCGACTGCGTCGTGGAAATCGGCAAGGACACCAACCTCAAGTACGAGTACGATGAGCGCCTGCACGTGTTCCGCCTGGACCGCTGCCTGCTCAGTTCCATGAGCTACCCCTGCACCTATGGATTTATCCCAAGTACCAAGGCCGATGACGGCGATGCGCTCGACATGCTTATCTACAGTCCTGCCTCTATGATGACGGGTTCTGTCTGCACATGCCGCGTAATTGGGGCCCTTGACATGACTGACGGCGGCAAGAAGGACTATAAGGTCCTGGGTGTGCCTGTATTTAACCCGAGGCCCATCAAGGACATAGGCGATGTCGACCAGATGTTCCTCCGCATCACCAGGAATTTCTTCCAGAACTACAAGGAACTGGAGGGCAAGGACGTGCAAATTGGTGATTGGCAAGATGCGACGTTCGCTCGTGAGCGCGTGATTGCTGCGCACAGGGCTTACTTCCAGAACCAGGTGCAGGTGCCCGAGACGTTCTATCAGGAACCCGAGAGCGCAGAGCACCTGCCGGCCGAGGAACTCATCTAG
- the metF gene encoding methylenetetrahydrofolate reductase [NAD(P)H], with product MKIVDILKQDKMSLSFEVFPPKKETSFDSVKAATESIAALGPAFMSVTYGAGGGVSQYTLEIAKNLKQKFNIPMLAHLTCVSSSKDTVRQRIEDMKAAGIKNVMALRGDLTPELIENGRDNCDYKHAIDLIRELKESDSDFCIGAACYPEKHPESPNQAEDIKHLKEKVDAGADFLTTQMVFDNNLFFSFLYKLRDAGVSCPVLPGIMPITNANQVERAIKLSGSFMPQRFKSLVDKFGSDPDAMKQAGIIYASDQIIDLYANGITNVHVYSMNKPDVAEGILKNVSAILGKNFAG from the coding sequence ATGAAAATCGTCGATATTCTAAAGCAAGACAAGATGAGCCTATCCTTTGAAGTTTTTCCGCCCAAGAAGGAGACTAGCTTCGACAGCGTGAAGGCTGCTACAGAATCGATTGCGGCTCTCGGCCCCGCGTTTATGAGTGTCACGTATGGCGCTGGTGGTGGCGTAAGCCAGTACACTCTCGAAATCGCGAAAAACCTCAAGCAAAAATTCAACATCCCGATGCTCGCCCACCTCACCTGCGTCTCGAGCAGCAAGGACACGGTGCGCCAGCGCATCGAAGACATGAAGGCTGCCGGCATCAAGAACGTGATGGCGCTGCGCGGCGACCTCACTCCCGAACTGATCGAGAACGGCCGCGACAACTGCGACTACAAGCACGCCATTGACCTCATCCGCGAACTCAAGGAAAGCGACTCGGACTTCTGTATCGGCGCGGCCTGCTACCCCGAAAAGCATCCCGAAAGCCCAAACCAGGCCGAAGACATCAAGCACCTCAAGGAGAAGGTCGACGCGGGCGCAGACTTCCTCACCACTCAGATGGTGTTCGACAACAACCTCTTCTTCAGTTTCCTCTACAAGCTGCGCGATGCGGGCGTTTCGTGCCCGGTGCTCCCCGGCATCATGCCCATCACCAACGCGAATCAGGTGGAACGCGCCATCAAGCTTTCGGGCTCGTTCATGCCACAACGCTTCAAGTCGCTCGTCGACAAGTTCGGCAGCGACCCCGACGCCATGAAACAGGCGGGCATCATCTATGCAAGCGACCAGATTATCGACCTGTACGCCAACGGCATCACGAACGTACACGTCTACTCGATGAACAAGCCCGACGTGGCCGAAGGCATTCTCAAGAATGTCTCGGCGATTCTCGGGAAGAATTTTGCCGGATAA